The Flavobacterium sp. HJ-32-4 genome contains a region encoding:
- a CDS encoding pirin family protein, with product MATTVLHTAASRGHANHGWLDARHTFSFASYHDPNRMHFGALRVLNDDRVAGGMGFGTHPHDNMEIITIPLEGDLQHKDSLGNTAIIRRGMVQVMSAGSGVQHSEFNPNADQHTNLLQIWVFPNKRNVSPRYDELVISDKQQRNALQQVVSPNPDDAGVWIHQDAWFHLGTFDANAGTSYTLKKEGNGVYAFVIKGSFTVAGVELNERDGLGITDTDAFDLTALSRDSEILLMDVPMKF from the coding sequence ATGGCCACAACGGTTTTACATACAGCAGCTTCCCGCGGACACGCCAATCACGGTTGGCTTGACGCCCGCCACACCTTCAGCTTTGCGAGCTACCACGACCCTAACCGGATGCACTTCGGTGCGCTGCGGGTTTTGAACGACGACCGCGTTGCCGGTGGTATGGGCTTCGGCACACACCCACACGACAATATGGAAATCATCACCATTCCGCTTGAAGGCGATCTCCAACACAAAGACAGCCTCGGCAATACCGCCATCATCCGTCGCGGTATGGTGCAGGTAATGAGTGCCGGATCGGGCGTACAACATAGTGAGTTCAACCCGAATGCCGATCAGCATACCAATCTGTTGCAGATTTGGGTGTTCCCGAACAAACGCAACGTCTCCCCCCGTTATGACGAACTCGTCATCTCGGATAAACAGCAACGGAATGCCCTCCAGCAGGTGGTGTCGCCGAACCCCGATGACGCGGGTGTCTGGATCCACCAGGATGCGTGGTTCCACCTCGGCACCTTCGACGCCAACGCAGGCACTTCCTATACCCTCAAAAAAGAAGGAAATGGCGTGTATGCCTTTGTGATAAAAGGTAGCTTTACCGTCGCCGGCGTAGAACTGAACGAACGCGACGGACTTGGCATCACCGACACCGATGCGTTCGACCTGACCGCTTTATCGCGTGACAGCGAAATTCTTTTGATGGATGTACCCATGAAATTCTAA
- a CDS encoding YceI family protein produces the protein MATTKWVLDPTHSEITFKVKHMMFTNVSGKFDTFQATAESDGDNFENARFDFQAETTSINTGNADRDNHLRGGDFFDAEQFPQLTFKSTAFQQKSGDDYTLTGDLSLHGVTKSISLDVEFGGLAQDPWGNTKAGLSATGKLNRKDFGLNWNAALEAGGVLVGEEVKLHIELQFVKQ, from the coding sequence ATGGCAACTACAAAATGGGTTCTTGACCCGACCCACTCCGAAATTACCTTCAAGGTAAAACACATGATGTTCACCAACGTATCCGGAAAGTTCGACACCTTCCAGGCAACGGCAGAAAGCGATGGCGATAATTTCGAAAACGCCCGCTTCGACTTCCAGGCCGAAACCACGTCGATCAATACCGGCAATGCCGACCGCGACAACCACCTCAGGGGCGGCGACTTCTTCGATGCCGAGCAATTCCCGCAACTGACGTTCAAGTCGACGGCGTTCCAACAGAAAAGCGGCGACGACTACACCCTGACCGGCGATCTGTCGCTGCATGGCGTAACGAAGTCTATCTCGCTTGACGTCGAGTTCGGCGGACTGGCGCAGGATCCGTGGGGCAACACCAAAGCCGGACTCAGCGCCACAGGCAAACTGAACCGTAAGGACTTCGGCCTCAACTGGAACGCAGCCCTCGAAGCAGGAGGTGTGTTGGTAGGAGAAGAGGTGAAACTCCACATCGAACTGCAGTTCGTGAAACAATAA